Proteins encoded within one genomic window of Felis catus isolate Fca126 chromosome C1, F.catus_Fca126_mat1.0, whole genome shotgun sequence:
- the LRIG2 gene encoding leucine-rich repeats and immunoglobulin-like domains protein 2 isoform X1 gives MAPAPQGVREEPLLDCRSGPLSRLLFLAQAVFLLLPAARAGLCPAPCSCRIPLLDCSRRKLPAPSWRALSSPLPPDTASLDLSHNRLSNWNISLESQTLQEVKMNYNELTEIPYFGEPTSNITQLSLIHNLIPEINAEAFQFYPALENLDLSSNIISEIKTSSFPRMQLKYLNLSNNRITILEAGCFDNLSSSLLVVKLNRNRISMIPPKIFKLPHLQFLELKRNKIKVIEGLTFQGLDSLRSLKMQRNGISKLKDGAFFGLDNMEELELEHNNLTEVNKGWLYGLRMLQQLYVSQNAVERISPDAWEFCQRLSELDLSYNQLTRLDESAFVGLSLLEKLNLGDNRVTHIADGVFRFLSNLQTLNLRNNEISWAIEDASEAFAGLTSLTKLILQGNQIKSITKKAFIGLESLEHLDLNNNAIMSIQENAFSQTRLKELILNTSSLLCDCHLKWLLQWLVDNNFQHSVNVSCAHPEWLAGQSILNVDLKDFVCDDFLKPQIRMHPETTVALRGTNATLTCTAVSSSDSPTSTVWRKDSEILYDVDVENFVRYQQQAGEALEYTSVLHLFNVNFTDEGKYQCIVTNHFGSNYSLKAKLTVNEMPSFLKTPMDLTIRTGAMARLECAAEGHPAPQISWQKDGGTDFPAARERRMHVMPEDDVFFIANVKIEDMGIYSCMAQNRAGGLSANASLTVLETPSFIRPLEDKTVTRGETAVLQCIAGGSPAPRLNWTKDDGPLLVTERHFFAAANQLLIIVDAGLEDAGKYTCIMSNTLGTERGHIYLNVISSPNCDSSQSSIGHEDDGWTTVGIVIIVVVCCVVGTSLIWVIVIYHMRRKNEDYSITNTEELNLPADIPSYLSSQGTLSEPQEGYSNSEAGSHQQLMPPTSGYLHKGTDGGTGTRVICSDCYDNANIYSRTREYCPYTYIAEEDVLDHTLSGLMVQMPKETYLAHAPQDAPILESLVSSADRELAAFPANHERINEKKLPSTQMNSETLQRPLWSASKERGLPHPPFSQQPVIESPQLHQSEGLAESGPDCSTSSMPCQRLHDHAFDFSRTRNIQDGCEGT, from the exons GGATTTGAGTCATAATCGGTTGTCTAACTGGAACATCAGCTTGGAGTCTCAAACATTACAAGAAgt GAAAATGAATTATAATGAGCTAACAGAAATCCCATATTTTGGAGAACCAACCTCTAATATTACTCAACTCTCATT aatccATAATTtaatcccagaaataaatgcagAGGCGTTTCAGTTTTACCCTGCTCTCGAGAATTTAGATCTCAGTTCAAATATAATATCAGAAATCAAGACATCTTCATTTCCTCGAATGCAGCTTAAATACCT GAATTTGAGTAATAATAGGATAACCATCTTGGAGGCTGGTTGCTTTGATAATTTATCTAGTTCCTTACTAGTGGTAAAGTTAAACAGGAACAGAATCAGCATGATTCCACCCAAGATCTTCAAGCTACCTCACCTCCAGTTCTT ggaacttaaaagaaacaagattAAGGTGATAGAAGGTCTGACATTCCAAGGACTTGACTCCTTAAGGTCTTTGAAGATGCAGCGGAATGGTATTAGCAAACTTAAGGATGGAGCATTTTTTGGCTTGGATAACATGGAAGAATT AGAACTAGAGCATAATAACCTTACAGAAGTGAACAAGGGGTGGTTGTATGGCTTGCGAATGTTACAACAGCTCTATGTGAGCCAGAATGCTGTTGAAAGAATCAGCCCTGACGCATGGGAGTTCTGCCAAAGACTGTCTGAACT TGATTTGTCCTATAACCAGTTGACCCGCCTGGATGAATCTGCCTTTGTGGGTCTGAGCTTACTGGAGAAACTGAATTTAGGGGACAACAGAGTCACTCACATTGCTGATGGTGTATTTAGGTTTCTTTCCAATCTTCAGACACT AAACTTAAGAAACAATGAAATTTCATGGGCCATAGAAGATGCTAGTGAAGCGTTTGCAGGACTCACAAGTCTCActaaatt GATCTTACAAGGAAATCAAATTAAGTCAATTACAAAGAAAGCATTCATTGGTCTTGAATCCCTTGAGCATCT aGATTTGAACAACAATGCTATAATGTCTATCCAAGAAAATGCTTTCTCTCAGACTCGCTTGAAAGAACT GATTCTGAACACAAGCAGCTTACTCTGTGACTGTCATTTGAAGTGGTTGCTTCAGTGGCTGGTTGATAATAACTTCCAACATTCTGTGAATGTAAGCTGTGCACACCCTGAATGGCTAGCAGGGCAGAGCATCCTGAATGTGGATCTGAAAGATTTTGTCTGcg atgATTTTCTCAAGCCACAGATAAGAATGCATCCTGAAACTACAGTTGCTCTAAGAGGCACGAACGCGACTCTGACATGCACCGCAGTGAGCAGCAGCGATTCGCCCACGTCTACTGTGTGGCGCAAAGACAGTGAAATCTTGTATGATGTCGATGTTGAGAATTTTGTTCGTTACCAGCAGCAAGCTGGAGAAGCTCTGGAGTATACGAGTGTCCTACATCTTTTCAACGTGaatttcacagatgaaggaaaATATCAGTGCATTGTTACTAACCACTTTGGTTCTAATTATTCTCTTAAAGCCAAACTGACTGTGAATG AGATGCCATCTTTCCTGAAAACTCCAATGGATCTAACCATTCGCACTGGTGCCATGGCCAGATTAGAGTGTGCTGCAGAGGGGCACCCTGCACCTCAGATTTCCTGGCAGAAAGATGGTGGTACTGACTTTCCTGCGGCTCGAGAAAGGCGCATGCATGTCATGCCCGAAGATGACGTCTTCTTCATTGCCAACGTGAAAATAGAAGACATGGGAATCTATAGCTGCATGGCACAAAACAGAGCAGGAGGCCTCTCAGCAAATGCCTCACTCACAGTATTGG AGACACCCTCATTTATCAGACCCCTGGAGGACAAGACAGTAACCCGAGGTGAAACTGCGGTATTACAGTGCATAGCGGGAGGAAGTCCTGCTCCTCGCCTCAACTGGACCAAAGATGATGGGCCACTGCTGGTGACAGAACGGCACTTCTTTGCTGCAGCCAACCAGCTTCTCATCATTGTAGATGCTGGCCTGGAAGATGCTGGAAAATATACCTGCATCATGTCTAACACCCTTGGAACAGAACGTGGTCACATTTACCTCAATGTCATTTCATCCCCCAATTGTGACTCTTCCCAGAGTAGCATTGGGCATGAAGACGATGGCTGGACCACAGTTGGCATTGTCATCATTGTTGTGGTCTGCTGTGTTGTGGGCACCTCTTTGATCTGGGTCATTGTTATTTACCACAtgagaaggaagaatgaagaCTATAGTATCACAAACACAG AGGAGCTTAATCTGCCTGCAGACATTCCCAGCTACTTGTCTTCCCAAGGAACACTGTCGGAGCCACAGGAAGGCTACAGTAACTCTGAGGCAGGCAGTCATCAGCAACTTATGCCTCCCACCAGTGGATATTTACACAAAGGCACTGATG GTGGCACTGGCACCCGGGTTATTTGCTCCGATTGTTACGACAATGCCAACATCTACTCCAGGACCCGAGAATACTGTCCGTACACCTATATTGCCGAGGAGGATGTTCTGGATCACACGCTGTCCGGCCTCATGGTCCAGATGCCCAAAGAAACATATTTGGCACATGCTCCCCAAGATGCCCCTATCCTGGAGAGCCTGGTGTCATCAGCAGACAGAGAGTTGGCCGCCTTTCCCGCCAACCATGAGAGGATAAATGAGAAGAAACTTCCCTCCACACAGATGAACAGTG AAACATTGCAGCGGCCTCTGTGGAGCGCAAGCAAAGAACGAGGCCTGCCTCATCCTCCCTTTTCCCAGCAGCCGGTAATTGAGTCACCGCAACTCCATCAGAGCGAGGGTCTGGCGGAGAGTGGTCCAGACTGTTCCACATCCTCCATGCCCTGTCAGAGGTTGCACGACCACGCTTTTGACTTTAGTAGGACTCGGAACATTCAAGACGGTTGTGAGGGCACATGA
- the LRIG2 gene encoding leucine-rich repeats and immunoglobulin-like domains protein 2 isoform X3, which translates to MNYNELTEIPYFGEPTSNITQLSLIHNLIPEINAEAFQFYPALENLDLSSNIISEIKTSSFPRMQLKYLNLSNNRITILEAGCFDNLSSSLLVVKLNRNRISMIPPKIFKLPHLQFLELKRNKIKVIEGLTFQGLDSLRSLKMQRNGISKLKDGAFFGLDNMEELELEHNNLTEVNKGWLYGLRMLQQLYVSQNAVERISPDAWEFCQRLSELDLSYNQLTRLDESAFVGLSLLEKLNLGDNRVTHIADGVFRFLSNLQTLNLRNNEISWAIEDASEAFAGLTSLTKLILQGNQIKSITKKAFIGLESLEHLDLNNNAIMSIQENAFSQTRLKELILNTSSLLCDCHLKWLLQWLVDNNFQHSVNVSCAHPEWLAGQSILNVDLKDFVCDDFLKPQIRMHPETTVALRGTNATLTCTAVSSSDSPTSTVWRKDSEILYDVDVENFVRYQQQAGEALEYTSVLHLFNVNFTDEGKYQCIVTNHFGSNYSLKAKLTVNEMPSFLKTPMDLTIRTGAMARLECAAEGHPAPQISWQKDGGTDFPAARERRMHVMPEDDVFFIANVKIEDMGIYSCMAQNRAGGLSANASLTVLETPSFIRPLEDKTVTRGETAVLQCIAGGSPAPRLNWTKDDGPLLVTERHFFAAANQLLIIVDAGLEDAGKYTCIMSNTLGTERGHIYLNVISSPNCDSSQSSIGHEDDGWTTVGIVIIVVVCCVVGTSLIWVIVIYHMRRKNEDYSITNTEELNLPADIPSYLSSQGTLSEPQEGYSNSEAGSHQQLMPPTSGYLHKGTDGGTGTRVICSDCYDNANIYSRTREYCPYTYIAEEDVLDHTLSGLMVQMPKETYLAHAPQDAPILESLVSSADRELAAFPANHERINEKKLPSTQMNSETLQRPLWSASKERGLPHPPFSQQPVIESPQLHQSEGLAESGPDCSTSSMPCQRLHDHAFDFSRTRNIQDGCEGT; encoded by the exons ATGAATTATAATGAGCTAACAGAAATCCCATATTTTGGAGAACCAACCTCTAATATTACTCAACTCTCATT aatccATAATTtaatcccagaaataaatgcagAGGCGTTTCAGTTTTACCCTGCTCTCGAGAATTTAGATCTCAGTTCAAATATAATATCAGAAATCAAGACATCTTCATTTCCTCGAATGCAGCTTAAATACCT GAATTTGAGTAATAATAGGATAACCATCTTGGAGGCTGGTTGCTTTGATAATTTATCTAGTTCCTTACTAGTGGTAAAGTTAAACAGGAACAGAATCAGCATGATTCCACCCAAGATCTTCAAGCTACCTCACCTCCAGTTCTT ggaacttaaaagaaacaagattAAGGTGATAGAAGGTCTGACATTCCAAGGACTTGACTCCTTAAGGTCTTTGAAGATGCAGCGGAATGGTATTAGCAAACTTAAGGATGGAGCATTTTTTGGCTTGGATAACATGGAAGAATT AGAACTAGAGCATAATAACCTTACAGAAGTGAACAAGGGGTGGTTGTATGGCTTGCGAATGTTACAACAGCTCTATGTGAGCCAGAATGCTGTTGAAAGAATCAGCCCTGACGCATGGGAGTTCTGCCAAAGACTGTCTGAACT TGATTTGTCCTATAACCAGTTGACCCGCCTGGATGAATCTGCCTTTGTGGGTCTGAGCTTACTGGAGAAACTGAATTTAGGGGACAACAGAGTCACTCACATTGCTGATGGTGTATTTAGGTTTCTTTCCAATCTTCAGACACT AAACTTAAGAAACAATGAAATTTCATGGGCCATAGAAGATGCTAGTGAAGCGTTTGCAGGACTCACAAGTCTCActaaatt GATCTTACAAGGAAATCAAATTAAGTCAATTACAAAGAAAGCATTCATTGGTCTTGAATCCCTTGAGCATCT aGATTTGAACAACAATGCTATAATGTCTATCCAAGAAAATGCTTTCTCTCAGACTCGCTTGAAAGAACT GATTCTGAACACAAGCAGCTTACTCTGTGACTGTCATTTGAAGTGGTTGCTTCAGTGGCTGGTTGATAATAACTTCCAACATTCTGTGAATGTAAGCTGTGCACACCCTGAATGGCTAGCAGGGCAGAGCATCCTGAATGTGGATCTGAAAGATTTTGTCTGcg atgATTTTCTCAAGCCACAGATAAGAATGCATCCTGAAACTACAGTTGCTCTAAGAGGCACGAACGCGACTCTGACATGCACCGCAGTGAGCAGCAGCGATTCGCCCACGTCTACTGTGTGGCGCAAAGACAGTGAAATCTTGTATGATGTCGATGTTGAGAATTTTGTTCGTTACCAGCAGCAAGCTGGAGAAGCTCTGGAGTATACGAGTGTCCTACATCTTTTCAACGTGaatttcacagatgaaggaaaATATCAGTGCATTGTTACTAACCACTTTGGTTCTAATTATTCTCTTAAAGCCAAACTGACTGTGAATG AGATGCCATCTTTCCTGAAAACTCCAATGGATCTAACCATTCGCACTGGTGCCATGGCCAGATTAGAGTGTGCTGCAGAGGGGCACCCTGCACCTCAGATTTCCTGGCAGAAAGATGGTGGTACTGACTTTCCTGCGGCTCGAGAAAGGCGCATGCATGTCATGCCCGAAGATGACGTCTTCTTCATTGCCAACGTGAAAATAGAAGACATGGGAATCTATAGCTGCATGGCACAAAACAGAGCAGGAGGCCTCTCAGCAAATGCCTCACTCACAGTATTGG AGACACCCTCATTTATCAGACCCCTGGAGGACAAGACAGTAACCCGAGGTGAAACTGCGGTATTACAGTGCATAGCGGGAGGAAGTCCTGCTCCTCGCCTCAACTGGACCAAAGATGATGGGCCACTGCTGGTGACAGAACGGCACTTCTTTGCTGCAGCCAACCAGCTTCTCATCATTGTAGATGCTGGCCTGGAAGATGCTGGAAAATATACCTGCATCATGTCTAACACCCTTGGAACAGAACGTGGTCACATTTACCTCAATGTCATTTCATCCCCCAATTGTGACTCTTCCCAGAGTAGCATTGGGCATGAAGACGATGGCTGGACCACAGTTGGCATTGTCATCATTGTTGTGGTCTGCTGTGTTGTGGGCACCTCTTTGATCTGGGTCATTGTTATTTACCACAtgagaaggaagaatgaagaCTATAGTATCACAAACACAG AGGAGCTTAATCTGCCTGCAGACATTCCCAGCTACTTGTCTTCCCAAGGAACACTGTCGGAGCCACAGGAAGGCTACAGTAACTCTGAGGCAGGCAGTCATCAGCAACTTATGCCTCCCACCAGTGGATATTTACACAAAGGCACTGATG GTGGCACTGGCACCCGGGTTATTTGCTCCGATTGTTACGACAATGCCAACATCTACTCCAGGACCCGAGAATACTGTCCGTACACCTATATTGCCGAGGAGGATGTTCTGGATCACACGCTGTCCGGCCTCATGGTCCAGATGCCCAAAGAAACATATTTGGCACATGCTCCCCAAGATGCCCCTATCCTGGAGAGCCTGGTGTCATCAGCAGACAGAGAGTTGGCCGCCTTTCCCGCCAACCATGAGAGGATAAATGAGAAGAAACTTCCCTCCACACAGATGAACAGTG AAACATTGCAGCGGCCTCTGTGGAGCGCAAGCAAAGAACGAGGCCTGCCTCATCCTCCCTTTTCCCAGCAGCCGGTAATTGAGTCACCGCAACTCCATCAGAGCGAGGGTCTGGCGGAGAGTGGTCCAGACTGTTCCACATCCTCCATGCCCTGTCAGAGGTTGCACGACCACGCTTTTGACTTTAGTAGGACTCGGAACATTCAAGACGGTTGTGAGGGCACATGA
- the LRIG2 gene encoding leucine-rich repeats and immunoglobulin-like domains protein 2 isoform X2, with translation MAPAPQGVREEPLLDCRSGPLSRLLFLAQAVFLLLPAARAGLCPAPCSCRIPLLDCSRRKLPAPSWRALSSPLPPDTASLKMNYNELTEIPYFGEPTSNITQLSLIHNLIPEINAEAFQFYPALENLDLSSNIISEIKTSSFPRMQLKYLNLSNNRITILEAGCFDNLSSSLLVVKLNRNRISMIPPKIFKLPHLQFLELKRNKIKVIEGLTFQGLDSLRSLKMQRNGISKLKDGAFFGLDNMEELELEHNNLTEVNKGWLYGLRMLQQLYVSQNAVERISPDAWEFCQRLSELDLSYNQLTRLDESAFVGLSLLEKLNLGDNRVTHIADGVFRFLSNLQTLNLRNNEISWAIEDASEAFAGLTSLTKLILQGNQIKSITKKAFIGLESLEHLDLNNNAIMSIQENAFSQTRLKELILNTSSLLCDCHLKWLLQWLVDNNFQHSVNVSCAHPEWLAGQSILNVDLKDFVCDDFLKPQIRMHPETTVALRGTNATLTCTAVSSSDSPTSTVWRKDSEILYDVDVENFVRYQQQAGEALEYTSVLHLFNVNFTDEGKYQCIVTNHFGSNYSLKAKLTVNEMPSFLKTPMDLTIRTGAMARLECAAEGHPAPQISWQKDGGTDFPAARERRMHVMPEDDVFFIANVKIEDMGIYSCMAQNRAGGLSANASLTVLETPSFIRPLEDKTVTRGETAVLQCIAGGSPAPRLNWTKDDGPLLVTERHFFAAANQLLIIVDAGLEDAGKYTCIMSNTLGTERGHIYLNVISSPNCDSSQSSIGHEDDGWTTVGIVIIVVVCCVVGTSLIWVIVIYHMRRKNEDYSITNTEELNLPADIPSYLSSQGTLSEPQEGYSNSEAGSHQQLMPPTSGYLHKGTDGGTGTRVICSDCYDNANIYSRTREYCPYTYIAEEDVLDHTLSGLMVQMPKETYLAHAPQDAPILESLVSSADRELAAFPANHERINEKKLPSTQMNSETLQRPLWSASKERGLPHPPFSQQPVIESPQLHQSEGLAESGPDCSTSSMPCQRLHDHAFDFSRTRNIQDGCEGT, from the exons GAAAATGAATTATAATGAGCTAACAGAAATCCCATATTTTGGAGAACCAACCTCTAATATTACTCAACTCTCATT aatccATAATTtaatcccagaaataaatgcagAGGCGTTTCAGTTTTACCCTGCTCTCGAGAATTTAGATCTCAGTTCAAATATAATATCAGAAATCAAGACATCTTCATTTCCTCGAATGCAGCTTAAATACCT GAATTTGAGTAATAATAGGATAACCATCTTGGAGGCTGGTTGCTTTGATAATTTATCTAGTTCCTTACTAGTGGTAAAGTTAAACAGGAACAGAATCAGCATGATTCCACCCAAGATCTTCAAGCTACCTCACCTCCAGTTCTT ggaacttaaaagaaacaagattAAGGTGATAGAAGGTCTGACATTCCAAGGACTTGACTCCTTAAGGTCTTTGAAGATGCAGCGGAATGGTATTAGCAAACTTAAGGATGGAGCATTTTTTGGCTTGGATAACATGGAAGAATT AGAACTAGAGCATAATAACCTTACAGAAGTGAACAAGGGGTGGTTGTATGGCTTGCGAATGTTACAACAGCTCTATGTGAGCCAGAATGCTGTTGAAAGAATCAGCCCTGACGCATGGGAGTTCTGCCAAAGACTGTCTGAACT TGATTTGTCCTATAACCAGTTGACCCGCCTGGATGAATCTGCCTTTGTGGGTCTGAGCTTACTGGAGAAACTGAATTTAGGGGACAACAGAGTCACTCACATTGCTGATGGTGTATTTAGGTTTCTTTCCAATCTTCAGACACT AAACTTAAGAAACAATGAAATTTCATGGGCCATAGAAGATGCTAGTGAAGCGTTTGCAGGACTCACAAGTCTCActaaatt GATCTTACAAGGAAATCAAATTAAGTCAATTACAAAGAAAGCATTCATTGGTCTTGAATCCCTTGAGCATCT aGATTTGAACAACAATGCTATAATGTCTATCCAAGAAAATGCTTTCTCTCAGACTCGCTTGAAAGAACT GATTCTGAACACAAGCAGCTTACTCTGTGACTGTCATTTGAAGTGGTTGCTTCAGTGGCTGGTTGATAATAACTTCCAACATTCTGTGAATGTAAGCTGTGCACACCCTGAATGGCTAGCAGGGCAGAGCATCCTGAATGTGGATCTGAAAGATTTTGTCTGcg atgATTTTCTCAAGCCACAGATAAGAATGCATCCTGAAACTACAGTTGCTCTAAGAGGCACGAACGCGACTCTGACATGCACCGCAGTGAGCAGCAGCGATTCGCCCACGTCTACTGTGTGGCGCAAAGACAGTGAAATCTTGTATGATGTCGATGTTGAGAATTTTGTTCGTTACCAGCAGCAAGCTGGAGAAGCTCTGGAGTATACGAGTGTCCTACATCTTTTCAACGTGaatttcacagatgaaggaaaATATCAGTGCATTGTTACTAACCACTTTGGTTCTAATTATTCTCTTAAAGCCAAACTGACTGTGAATG AGATGCCATCTTTCCTGAAAACTCCAATGGATCTAACCATTCGCACTGGTGCCATGGCCAGATTAGAGTGTGCTGCAGAGGGGCACCCTGCACCTCAGATTTCCTGGCAGAAAGATGGTGGTACTGACTTTCCTGCGGCTCGAGAAAGGCGCATGCATGTCATGCCCGAAGATGACGTCTTCTTCATTGCCAACGTGAAAATAGAAGACATGGGAATCTATAGCTGCATGGCACAAAACAGAGCAGGAGGCCTCTCAGCAAATGCCTCACTCACAGTATTGG AGACACCCTCATTTATCAGACCCCTGGAGGACAAGACAGTAACCCGAGGTGAAACTGCGGTATTACAGTGCATAGCGGGAGGAAGTCCTGCTCCTCGCCTCAACTGGACCAAAGATGATGGGCCACTGCTGGTGACAGAACGGCACTTCTTTGCTGCAGCCAACCAGCTTCTCATCATTGTAGATGCTGGCCTGGAAGATGCTGGAAAATATACCTGCATCATGTCTAACACCCTTGGAACAGAACGTGGTCACATTTACCTCAATGTCATTTCATCCCCCAATTGTGACTCTTCCCAGAGTAGCATTGGGCATGAAGACGATGGCTGGACCACAGTTGGCATTGTCATCATTGTTGTGGTCTGCTGTGTTGTGGGCACCTCTTTGATCTGGGTCATTGTTATTTACCACAtgagaaggaagaatgaagaCTATAGTATCACAAACACAG AGGAGCTTAATCTGCCTGCAGACATTCCCAGCTACTTGTCTTCCCAAGGAACACTGTCGGAGCCACAGGAAGGCTACAGTAACTCTGAGGCAGGCAGTCATCAGCAACTTATGCCTCCCACCAGTGGATATTTACACAAAGGCACTGATG GTGGCACTGGCACCCGGGTTATTTGCTCCGATTGTTACGACAATGCCAACATCTACTCCAGGACCCGAGAATACTGTCCGTACACCTATATTGCCGAGGAGGATGTTCTGGATCACACGCTGTCCGGCCTCATGGTCCAGATGCCCAAAGAAACATATTTGGCACATGCTCCCCAAGATGCCCCTATCCTGGAGAGCCTGGTGTCATCAGCAGACAGAGAGTTGGCCGCCTTTCCCGCCAACCATGAGAGGATAAATGAGAAGAAACTTCCCTCCACACAGATGAACAGTG AAACATTGCAGCGGCCTCTGTGGAGCGCAAGCAAAGAACGAGGCCTGCCTCATCCTCCCTTTTCCCAGCAGCCGGTAATTGAGTCACCGCAACTCCATCAGAGCGAGGGTCTGGCGGAGAGTGGTCCAGACTGTTCCACATCCTCCATGCCCTGTCAGAGGTTGCACGACCACGCTTTTGACTTTAGTAGGACTCGGAACATTCAAGACGGTTGTGAGGGCACATGA